A single window of Shewanella sp. Choline-02u-19 DNA harbors:
- a CDS encoding Gfo/Idh/MocA family oxidoreductase, translating into MNVLVCGTNYGATYIRALATQPQNLTLAGILSTGSKRSIEYAQQMQVPHFTQIEQIPSGSIDIACIAVSGEAGQNLTAQCLNKGIHVLCEHPVGEEFVRYALSLAAQKGCRFHVNAHFADLTAPQAFYSAMAIAMQQGTCLHFDLNVNLRTLYSGLDLLGRAIGSLANIELQSAPQTAGQVRQLFETILLKGPELSVSILCQNFASEHDDGSATLLNHRVSATFVHGNLLLCETAGPVYWFPSPVSMPAESWRSYLPVQVEASDQYQLMQQRDNANITALNKLIVSIAEPSAIIEQQPEYLLGLSSLWGKTMAFLQK; encoded by the coding sequence ATGAATGTACTGGTATGTGGTACTAATTATGGCGCAACCTATATTCGCGCGTTGGCAACACAACCGCAAAACCTTACTTTGGCGGGAATATTATCTACGGGCAGCAAACGTTCAATTGAGTATGCGCAGCAAATGCAGGTACCGCATTTTACCCAAATAGAACAGATCCCGTCAGGCAGCATTGATATCGCTTGTATCGCGGTGTCCGGTGAGGCTGGGCAAAATTTGACCGCGCAGTGCCTTAATAAAGGCATTCATGTTTTGTGTGAACACCCTGTGGGCGAAGAGTTTGTGCGTTACGCGCTTAGTTTAGCGGCGCAAAAAGGCTGCCGTTTTCATGTTAATGCTCATTTTGCTGATCTTACTGCACCGCAAGCATTTTACAGTGCGATGGCAATAGCTATGCAGCAAGGTACTTGTCTACATTTCGACTTGAATGTTAATTTACGCACGTTATATTCTGGATTGGATTTGTTGGGAAGGGCTATTGGCTCATTGGCTAATATTGAACTCCAATCAGCACCACAAACAGCAGGCCAAGTAAGACAATTATTTGAAACTATATTACTGAAGGGCCCTGAGTTATCGGTATCAATCTTATGCCAAAACTTTGCGTCAGAGCATGATGATGGAAGTGCTACATTACTTAATCATCGTGTCAGCGCGACCTTTGTTCATGGTAATTTGTTACTTTGTGAAACCGCGGGGCCGGTTTATTGGTTCCCATCACCGGTTTCAATGCCTGCAGAGTCATGGCGCAGTTATCTACCTGTTCAAGTCGAGGCTAGCGATCAGTACCAGTTAATGCAGCAGCGAGATAATGCCAATATTACGGCATTAAATAAACTCATTGTCAGTATTGCAGAGCCCAGCGCTATAATTGAGCAGCAGCCTGAATACTTGCTGGGATTGTCGAGTTTATGGGGAAAAACAATGGCATTTTTACAGAAATAA
- a CDS encoding pentapeptide repeat-containing protein, producing MELEDMIFISSNFEQSSFYNFPCEACSFTASSFRNADFLMVSLAGSDLTDVYFTGSNIGEVDLEGAILDYAKWSDGRVCVKGSIGICK from the coding sequence ATGGAACTAGAAGATATGATTTTTATATCTTCAAACTTTGAGCAATCATCATTTTATAATTTTCCATGTGAAGCATGTAGTTTCACTGCATCATCATTTCGTAACGCTGATTTTTTAATGGTTAGTTTAGCAGGAAGTGACCTTACTGATGTTTATTTTACAGGGAGTAATATAGGTGAGGTGGATTTAGAAGGAGCCATTCTTGATTATGCTAAATGGAGCGATGGAAGAGTGTGCGTAAAAGGTTCTATCGGTATATGTAAATAA